Within the Channa argus isolate prfri chromosome 12, Channa argus male v1.0, whole genome shotgun sequence genome, the region GCAATAGAATATAAACCACACAATAGCAGCTAAGGGTTTAAAGGAAGAGGTGAAGCTGCGTAACATCTCTGTTCACGAGTCAACTATGCATAAATCATAACGCGTTATTGCATGTCCATGTGGTTTAGCCAATGCAAGGTAAACATTTAAGCACTTTCATTGACTTAACTTTGAATTTCTCTATACTTGTGACATATAGATGAAAGTCATATCACACTGTGATAAAAACTAGAAACCAGGTAATTCCACAGGTCTCACAAAGCTTTTCTTTGTTATTGGTACTACACTTGGATCGCGCACATACTCCTGGTTCTTTTAGTGTGTATCCTACTCTTAATGGGCCTGCACAGTTCAGTTGAAGACATGGTACATCTTTTATTGTGTAGTATTAAACTGCATTTGCAATACCATCCTAAAAAGGTGTGATATAACAAGTCAAAGGTGGCAAAGTGGCAATAggtctgtttttgtcctttacAACAATTTGCCATACAACTACTGCCAAAGACATTACGGAtaacagctttaaaataataaatactgtgGGCTGCCTTATTTTCTTCAGCTTACCATTGTCGCTTCATTATGGTTTTTTTTACTCACCTGCGGTTCATCCATATCTAAATACTGTCAATTCACAAGAACAGAattaggtctttttttttttttttttttttaaataccatttCTTTAATATAAGGTAAACGCCCTATTAAGCCCAGCCCATGATATCACCTTTAAAAGCTGTGTTGTCTAACTGATTTATGGCTTCCATGGCATCCTCCATTCGCTCCATGTGAACAAAAGCATAGTTTTTAACTATGTCACACTCCAACACAGTGCCAAACTCTTCAAACTTAGCCCTCAGCTCCTGGTTGGTACAGGCAATGTTGCCAACATGTAGCTTCGTGGACCCTCTTGACTTTCCACGGCTCAATTCTACATTCATGGGCTGGCCGTTCAGCTCGTATTGGTGGAGGTTGCGGATGgcttcttctgcttctgctttgtCATCCATGTGCACAAAGCCAAAGTTCTTGACAATACTGCATTCGGAAATCTTGCCATACTGGGAGAAAAGAGAGCGAAGTTCATCAGATGTCGTATCTGATGACAAGTTCCCGATAAATATTTTCACCATTGTTGAACTGCCGGGTCActaaaggaggagaagaaatcaATGATTGGTATAAATACTCTACTGACTCAAATGAAAGCACGAGTGAAagattttacataaatactaTTTAGgcttattttaaacatatgtgCCTCAATTTACATGCATTCGCACAAGTCTTTGCTCCAACCTGCACAGAGATAACCACAACCATAATCTGTCATATAATGAAAGCTGCTAACAATAAAAGGATAGGCTCTAATTACTGACCCTAACCAGTCTAGGTCTGCACTGGAGGATATGGTAACTGTAATGGTAATCTGTATAATGCCATACAGTTGTTGCAGCACACGCATCAACCTCCAACATTCCCACACTGTTGAAAGGGATGTATCTTTATGAATGAGCGACAATAAAACATTGAAAGCTTCTTGAGCTGGTTGCAGGTCAACGTGCTTGCTTTTTTAAAGATGATGGCAGCACGGATGAAGTCACATTGTTTGGCGATACTTGAAATATGATCAAAATAAGGAATGTTCGTGGGAACATTAGCATTGGAGCAATTTATTTGCAGAAAATGTAAGAAAGCATCGTATGTTCAACATGACTAATCAGGGATGGTCCCCCTGCCACTATGGGCCAACCTGCGCCCTTAGTTCTATCAGTATAAGTAGTGGAAGTCTTTcacggggggtggggggtctgGTTTAACGTTGACGTTGTACTTGCTATATTCAGAAGCGAAGAACAGACGACTGCACAGCTCCGATAACGTTATTGAGTGTTCATCAGCGGATGCTATCAAGAGACCTGCGTTACCACCAACTACGAAATGAAttgaccaaaaacaacaacagtcgCACGGCCATCGCTCGCCTTCTTTTCCCCACTCACAACACGAACATCGTGGCTCTGCGGTAACGTTAGCATTACGTTAGCTGCAGAGCTCAAAACTACATCTAACagatgagaaataaataaaatagtggCATGAAACAGAGGTAACCGTGCGCTAATCGCCATTCGCCTTATGTAACATGCTTTCCAATGCGTTTAAGCAGCCACCTTCACGTTTAAACGCGTTGCATGCGAGTGGCCAGTCGAAGTTAGCATAGCACGTCTATAAATGACAGAGAAGCTCCCTTTGATACAAGGTTAGGAAATATCAAAAGCTGGAGTATAGTGGCCAGTTTTCATCATCAAGATACGCTctggtttatttttcattttaagcttCTTGAAATCATACCTTTAGCTACTGCGGGTCTGTGCCTCAGTCCTCCGAGAGTGAAATGGCGACTGCCGCTGATACCGACTGACGCTACATTAGCATCTAACTACTGCTCAAATACTGTAGCTAACATCGTTAGCACTGTATAGTCGGGACCAGCGCCACTGAGTTGAGCGACAGGGGAGAAAACAATCGATGCGCTATAAACAGGACATAACGAGTATTTGGTCTAATAAATGTACTTACATTTTGTAACATTGTGCAGTTCGATTTccttatcaaaaaaaaaaagaatcattttcATGCTTGCATCACAGGGTTATGAAAAGATAAGCTGTCTTTGAAATATCACTTCTTTCAGTAAATCACCTCATAATCAAAGGCGTTTTAACTATTACGGTTAGATTACTATGTTGTTAAAGTGAACACGCCTAGACAACATGCTATTAATGATTATTGCTCTGCTTAAAGAAAGTCTGATCACTTTGACCTGTCTCTGTTCAAAGACATCCGTGGTCCCGATCCACGTGGTCTGACGGGAATAAAAACTATGATGAATTAAACACCAGGCCAAACAAGCTGAATTGGTTATTCTGTAGTAGAGCTAAGtggattttccttttaattCCATCCCTCTCACAATCCTTTCatcaaatttctttttgtttctgttatgtTTACACTGTAGATTGATATTTGAAACAGTGGAATAAAATGTATGAATCATGTGCActaagcaaaaatgtaaacatctatatttaaatttaaatgagctttggacACTCTCTAGATAACCAGCAATCTTCAAGGTGTCCCACAGATTGTAGGCTTATGGTCCAACTCATCACAGGTCATGGAACCACAGGTGATCAGGTGTTTGTGGAGGCCAGGTTGCATGATGCAGCACGTCAGAAAAACAAGTGATGGTCTCACACTGGAGTGCGAACCACACTGCACAGTGTGTGGCTGCAGGATGTTAGCCGTGCTGATAAAGTGAATATATTTTCTACAATGTCACCAACACAGCGCTTCCACACAATCACACTTGCAAAGTTAGAACTACACATGCAGAAACCATCTGTTCACCTTCTCCTGTGTCTCTCACAGGAGTTTGAAACAAAACCGTCAATTTGGTCTCATCGCAACAACGTAGAGAGTTCCTCTGGTTTAAGGTCCACTATGTTTCCTAGACCAAGCAATTCTCTTCTGATTCCTGGTGTCTTCAGTAGCAGGTTCAACAATGAAAGCCTGACTCACAGAGTCTCCTCTCAACAGTTGATATTAAGATGTGTCTTGATGCCGAGGCGACTAATTAATGACCTAATTTTATGCAGCAGAGCTAACTGCTGGTCTTTTGTCATGGAGCAAACCTCATGAGATCCAGTTTGATGGATTTTGCAATTgcatttgaagaaattcccaGATGGACTGATCTTCATACGTTTCAGTTTTGTTGGCCTGTTGTTCTCTTTACTTTGCTTAACAGGGTTTTTTATAACATGGGTTACTATTTTCCCTCAGCATAACACAAAATATCGGTCTTAAATATATAAAGAGGCAAGAAATTCCTTCCATTAAACCTTTGACAGGCACAGCTGTTTGCTAAAGCCCATTCGAGATGTCTACCTTAAGCTGGTTTAAGACACTGCCGCCAGTTTGGAAAGCTGTCATCAAGGCCCTAGCTACTCTGAGGAATTTAGgtagttgtccaccaatctcacagttgttggttcaatccctgactcctctggtcacatgtcgaagtgtccttgagcaagacactgaaccccaacttagttgctcccggtgagtgttggccatctgcatagcagctcccccatcggtgtgtgagtgtgtgtgtgtgtgtgtgtgtgtgtgtgtgtgtgtgaatgggtgaataagaagcagtgtaaagcactttgaatgccaataggtagaaaagcgctatataagtgcagaacatttaccattcaacacattttttactCTCCAATTCTATGCTTTATAGTTTCaatgtctttccttttttttttaatttagaaaaagtcTGCAGGTGTACATAGGTAGCTTCTAAATGACCACCAAAattaaaaagccttttaaataaacatattgtCAGTGCAAAATACCAAACTAAAAGTTAGGTAAAATGACAGGTGGTTGCATATGTAATTCCACAACCTTGATTCCATATTTGTCTCAGACGTGTATGCAGAGATGGCAGAAGTGCACAAGCTCAATATTCGAGTAAAAGTGCAACTGATAGTACCCTTTCAAATCTTATCCTAAAGTCAAAGTACAAGCAGATTATcgttattatttttcttaaagtacaagagtaaaagtactccactatgaaaacaatgcattttaaacaatactgattatgatAGTAATTGCAAAACATGACCTGATTTTAATTAATCTTCACTATGTGCTAACAGGCACTTAACCtattataaaacattatttaatagTTCATATTATTACACATTTCTATATTAAAACCCACAGGTGgtattaaagttgtggctgTGTCAATGTATATTAatagtgtaaatatatataacacTGCACTGTGTGTTGCCCACTTCTAAAAATAATACCCATGATCCTCATGCTCAAgagtaaaatatgatttataatttcaaaacaaacgGTCTGAAGCCAACACATGGGGAtccaaacaaaagaataaaatgtcatgCATCACCAAAATATGTTtggctttattaaaaaatagtTCAGTTTAGATTTTTACTGTATGCTGGTATTTTTACAGCTAGTATGAAAAATACAAACTTCAATTCTCTCTATACgcaacacaaacaaaggcaCATTTAACAAAGTGCCTCAAGCCCTGAGTCCTGCCTCACATTTCTGTACAGCTTATGCTTACGCTATGTTACAAGAATACAATAAACATTCGCCCCTGACTATAATTCAAAACatatcagttttgtttttataagctCTAAAATGTGCAACGTTATCTGTGGAAACAAAACTGTTACGTTGTTGCACAATACATGCCAGCAACTATTTGTGTCACTCATTTTTGACTTCAGATCAGCAGACACCTCAAGTATTTTTACATGAAATTCAATTTATATTTAGTGAACACAAATTAAGAAAAAGGAGGCTGGAATGTTTGAGGTTGTTTGTCTTACCACAGATCCTAACTCCAAATGTATGTCTGTAACCTAACTGAACACTCAGCGATGTCAGTTACATGAATATGGATTCATACCACTATTTCTTTCTTCAATAAGAATCAGTGTGTCCAATAACAAACTACAGAGGGGAAGAGTCTGCAGGTTCTTTTTCCCTTCCACATTAGATAAATTAATGTAAGTTTCCCTCTTTCAAGCACAAAGGAAGCAATTTCTCAGGGAAAACATTTGGCTTAAGCTGCCACAGAACATACCTGAAGAATCGCAGACCTCCACAGAATATTGTTAGACATCAACAATGATCACTTTTGCTAAATCTTATAGCCTAATGTCTCTTTTTATCCACATCCATATAAACTGAGTTAGATCATATCAGATGTGCAAAAGCAGCAAGATAAACTTTTCTGCTGAACAAGAAAAGGATGCAGGTGAACATAATGCAGATCAAATTTCTAAAATAAGGTTTTacaaattcattcaaaaaaaaaaaaaaaaaaaaaaaaaaaaaaaacacttccgCTGATTGTATCTTTAACACAAGGCGTTAGCAGGAGTCCTACACATACCTATAACATAAGTTTGTCTATAAGTTTATAGAGACAGCTTTAAAGGACAACTCcacaaattttcaacttgcttcctatgGCTTTACTTTAGcgtgtaaatttacattaatgcttttaaacttccctcagacttccctttattaaaatatttctttgcttcaaGCTAAACAATTCCCCCGGATGACATCACCCGAAGAGTTTTTTCTCATTAGGAGTTCAAATGATGCCTTCTAGAGATCTGGAAAAGCAGGCTGAACATCATTTTAAACTCCATAGTACGAGCAACAATGTGTtatttcaagtgatgtcatttggaggcgtttttcatctagagtaacagagatattttgatatagagAAATCccagggaagtttaatggcatttatgtacacgAGTCATCAGTGAAGGGTTCCTTTAAATCATTCACATCACCTTTGTAAAGACCTAGACGTGtatatgtgaaaacatttttggggCCTTTCGGCATATCCTgcgagttcagggttgccactgTGGATTGTttgtccgcattttgatttagcaaagtttttacaccagatgcccttcctgacgcaaccctccccaatttctaccaggcttgggaccggcattGCATGGCTGGTGTATATGTCAATAATCAAGCCATATTATGCTCTGTAATGGTGACTGTCAACtcccaaaatgttttcactctcAACAAACTTTAGCAGCATCAGTGCCATTTAGCAGAAAACACCGGCAGCCAATCACACAGCATCGTCATCAATGTAGCTCCAATCCGTGGCTAAGCCAACTTCAGCTTCGATCTTTTGCATGGAAGCATTAAGATTGTAGCCCCTCAACACTGAAGTATAAATCCAGCTTTCCTCTAAATGTCAAATGatgaacattttcaaaaataccAAGTTCATCTAAAACAGAAAGGAACACGGGtaagaaaaacagagacatgGCTAAACTGAATTGAAAAGCTGCAGagcaagtgaaaaaaatattattttataataaatgtcaaacagcacagTCTGTCTTATTGAAAATAGGATGTTATGAAAATGTCATCTAAAGAACAAGCCATCTTGTGTTTGGAACATATTGACACAATTTCAGAAGTAAATTTCACATCTCATATGCTTCGCCACTTATTGCGCAGGCTGATGGAATCATGAAGCTTGGAGAAGTGATAAAGGTAAAGTCCTGCAGTTCATAAGCACAcctagaaaaaaagcaaaggaatCCCTTTTCAGAAACAAAGTTTAATCGCTCATTATCCTCAGCAGAGCTTCAAAGGATTCAGGATCTTAAAATACGTTCAAGACCCCAGGTCCCACTGAGGTTTTACAGTGAAGTGTCGCAATCTTGAGAGATCAAATAAATTGTCATACTTGTTTATTTAGTTGCTCACCTTGGCAACGTGGCTTTAGTAAGGCGCATAGCGTGGCACATAATGATCCTTGGTTCGTGGAGCAGCGTAGGAACTTCTGGAGGAGGACACTGGTGACAGTCGTGTTCGCTCATAGGTGGAGCTTGCTGTGGAGCCTGGCACTCTTCTGATCGGGCTGCGGTCTCGTGCATAGTATGCGGCAGCTGTGGAAGCAGATGAAGGTGGAGGCAAAGGCCGACGGTCATATGGATCCATACTGGAGGAGAGCTTTAAAAGGGATGAAGGAGGAGGCGGGGGAGGAGGAAGATAGGACATACGACGATCTTCGAAATAGCTTGAGCCATAAGGGCGAGCCCTGTACTTCTCGTAATAGTCAACACTGCTATACACACGGTCACGATCATAAGCTGATGACTGCTCAGCATAGGAGCCTATTGGTCTGCTGGCGTACCTATCCCCGGCATCAGAGCTGTAGCCACTAAGCCTACGGGGGGGAGGTGGCAGCCCACCTAAATAACTAGCCTGACTATACGCAGAGCCACCCATGTAATGCAATGCTGAAGATGAGGCCATCCCATAGCTGCCCCTGCCATAACCTGGTGGACTGCGAGGGGGGGCCCGGCTGCTGCGACCTCTCGTGCCGTCGCCGTGGCTACCGTCCCGACCGACTGGACAGTCTTTCGACCAGTGACCATGTTTCCCACAGACAAAGCAGCCAGTATGATCTCCCATTCCCGGGGCTGTGCGAAGCCGACTGGTGGACAGCTGTACGCTCATCAGCTTCCCTTTtaaggagagagaagacacgCATGAGACCATGGGGTTCTGACACGAAAAGGCTCTTACCGACTTTAAAACACGTTAAATGCATTTGACCGACAATCACAGAGCgaagcggggggggggggactttcAGGGCCAGGTACAGATGATTTTATGTCAGTGCATACTGAGTTACCCTGACAAAATTACAAGTGACTACTTTTCAGTCCAACTGGTGAGTTAAGGGGAAAGTGAATCCATTCTTTCCTCTTATCAGATAGCTGATTTTACTTGTCAGGGGAGTTTTAGGGCGACAGATACATGTCTACAGACAGCAAAGAAAACTAGCTCTCCCCCATCCCCAGAGTTCACCTTTGAAGGCTGTGTTGTCCAGCTTATTGATGGCCTCCATGGCATCGTCCATTCGCTCCATATGAACAAAGGCATAGTCCTTCACTATGTCACACTCTACCACCGGGCCAAACTCTTCAAACTTGGCCCGCAGAACATCACTGGTGACTCCTTCACCAAGGTTACTGACATGCAGCTTGGTAGTGGACTTGGGCCTCCCTTTGCTCATCTCCACATTCATGCGCCAGCCATGCAGCTGGTATTGGTGGAGGTTTTGAATAGCCTCCTCCGCTTCCGACATGTTACTCATGTGAACAAAACCATAGTTTTTGACGATGTCACATTCTGAGACTTTGCCATACTTCTCAAAGAGTTCACGCAGCTCCTCAGCTGTGGCATTGCAGGCAAGATTGCCAATAAAAATTTTCACCATGGTGAAATTCTGTTTCCTAAAAGAtagagaaaaatacattaatatgtGCTGTATCCCCACCACCATTTTTAACTGTGCCCTTTATGGATGTGTGGGTCACCCCACagtcaatgaataaaaaaagttgacattaatatacactgatcagacataacattatgaccgcCTATACAACTGAATGCAAttcaccatatttaaaataaaggtggccaaaacattagaaccacctcttccttTAATGCACTCCAGTTCTTAAATTCTagccttgtaaaagtagaattcttAGCAGAGCCAGTGTATTGGATTCCATTAAACTGCACAGGAGGTCAAAATGTAATACATGTAAAACCTGATCCGTGTGTACATCACTCCTACAAGAGCTGTGACGGTTTTACTTTAGTTAAGTGGCAATTCCACCGCATTGCTATAGTTCTACGTTGTACTATAATTTTGCGAAATGTTACAGTGTTTACGTAGCACGCCCTCAATGAGAGAGACAAATTAGAAACACTTGCACTGTTAATGAGGGTAGGAAAACAGTTTCCGACCTAATCTGAGACATGTTAAAGCTGAAACACTTGTGTAAgagttttaataaaactgtaacATACCTTTAATCATTTATTGTCTGTTATGTTGGATTGGTTTAAGGCAAATGAGAGAATTAGTATGTCACAGGATCAGATTGCATTTCAGGTGCTTTCACGTGTTTAAACAGCTCCAAGCTTTGAAGTTTCGCATCGGCCATTCACGGGTCTTTGCTAAGTCCACATAGGGAAACATGCTATttcgggataaaccgaaagcaAATAGCACTGCGTGGCtagcttcaaaataaaaacatagccGTTTTTAACGTTACTATTCATAATGGCTACATAGTCTGAACGTCACTCGCACGTACTTTATATAAATTAAACAGTACTGATATTGTTCAGAAGCAATGCGTCCATATTTGGCAGTAATGGCGTTAAAAAGCAAGGGAAATAAGTCGCGTGGAATCAGGAAGCTACTAGCTAACTAGCTTAGCTGCTACCCTGCCTAAAATTCGCCCCGATTCAGCCCATACCGTCTCAGGAAATATCTTTATTAGTGATACGATGACGTTTCTTTGTTGACGACTGTCTGAAATGTATTCAACGGCTACATTTAACCCTTCCAGTGTCTAACTCACCAATAACCGATGTGGGCCTCAAGAGTAATGAATGGAAAGTGAAATGGCGACACTGTGGCCCTGACGCTACCACGGTTTCTTCAGCTCCCACATTCAGGTCGTTGCCGCCACCTGTTGGGTGGATGTATGAACTACTTCCTTCTCTTTGACGTTGTGTGGTGGCTCATGTTCTTAATGTTGCATTACTGTCTCCTCCGGGagattgatctttttttttaaatcaatcaaaCAGTAATAAGGAAGACACCCTGGGGTCATCTTGTCccaaatgtgattttctttcGCCTATCAATAAGTATTATTTACTTCCAAATAAACCAACGTTTATTATTCTCAGTTGTTTAAGTGAGATCTACTTCTGTTTAAACTGAGACATCCATCCAAAAAGAGATCAAATTAAGTCCAATTATTATGTTGTGAGTGTTTAGCAACACAAACTAAAGAGGTGTTTAAAATTGTGGATGATAGTGCACAAAAGAGGTGGGTGGGCATCTTGCTCCGTTCTATAGGGGTGGCCTACATAACTATGTGTAGATGTACAAAGGACAGAGGGTTCTGATTATAATAGAAGAACTATTGCAATATATAATACACACTGTATGTCTTCATTTAAAGGACAAACTTATGGTGGTAGAGTAGATGGTCCCTGCTGTAATCCACCTTCCAGGAGTGTGCATGGTCTCCCCATGTGTGGTTCAACCAAACTTCAAAAAAATGCACTTAGGCTTAATTAGTGTGGTTTGAATGGATGTCTGTGATAAaactgtccagggtgtaacccGCCTCATGCCAGAAGACAGCCTGTATTGGCTGCAGCACCTCTATGACCCGGGCATTGATATTGGGTAATTTATTCAACATCACATATGAAAGAGCATCGGTTTCTCCATTTTTATTGTTACATCAAATCTCTGGGGAGGCTGCCAGCCCATCACTAtcagtaaaacataaacatcatcagtaaaacatacagtaatgtaTGTAAAGCTGCTGCACCTTCAAAGGATACTAAAgtctttattttgtgtattacaATACTTCTACACTGCAAGAGCATTTTGTTATATACATGACATTTTATATACAACAATAAAAGCATCTTAAAAAACATATGCATATTTCTTCTTTCAAGTATCTCATGGGGAAAGGTGAGTGTTACTTATACAGTTCCCTTTccataaataacataaatatcaTTACACACAAAAGTCTAATGTAGtggaatttacatttagttgaaCAATTGTTTGCATTCTGTTCCTGCCTGTGTGTGAGCTGGATTACTATTAGTGATGGAGGACACACAGTTTGACTGTATTTTACACCCATGTATAACTGTGAAGGAAAGTCAGAAATCAGAGGCTCTCAACATGGTGGCACATTGTGTAAATTCATTTAGGATGTTccaaatttgaatgtttttttttttttttcttcatgtggTTTTAGattaaagaaattacatttggaAATTTTTCAACAAGTTGAGGAATTTTCAGGTTTTTCAAGATGGATGAAAGAAACCCTATATAGATTGTTACATTATTGTTATGCTAAAATTCAGCTGTAAATTCTGAAGGCTACTGTGACATTACACATGTGCCACAGCTGGTGTCCCCTCTGTActacaaaacacaatttccaaAGCTATATTTCAAGTCAAAATTGTTTTAGAATTGATACACCGAAGAGAGGTTGTTGATGGAATCCTCCTTTCATTATTGCACAAAACAATAGAAAGGACCGAGAAAACTGCCAGCATCGGCTATTTGAAATTAAGAATAAGAATATCTGGCTTAACCTGCCTGACTTGTTTCGGTCGCACAGAATGTGATAAATGCTGAAGATTAGGATGTCGAGGCTTACGTCATAGCAGTTTTTACGCAGCTTAGTTGTCTACTCTAATTGGAGAGATGATGCTTGATGATTTAGAGTTCAtcctggccacatgtcaaagtgccctttgcaagaccctgaaccccattTCCATGTTGAATATATCCTGTACTTTCAGAAAAAAGGGTGTTGATGTGAATAGTATTAGTTGAAAATCTGTAATTACTGTAACATAAAcatgacacaaacaaaacatgagtaagctgaaacattttacctaaaaatatatattgagaTTATTTATGATGATGATTGATGCAGTTTGATCATCTCTTTGACGTTTCTCTCACGTGTCCCATTTCACTAAAATGTTGTGGTTCAGACAGTAGCCGCTAACTACAGCTTTACTTCAGAAGCTAATGTGTGGTGTCATAGATGTTACGCAGACAGCAGTACATCTTCATTATCTTtaagttacagtgtgcaacttttttttcccccaaatatttttaatacaaatgtgcACCAACAATTCCTTTAATGTGGTGAGGTGCAGAAGAAGCCTGCTCTAGCACAGACTTCTATAACAACAGCGGCAGCAGTGCAGGGATGTTCACATCTAAAAGCGTATTGAGCGAGACTCACCTtcctgaccaatcagagaagagcagcaATTACATACTGAATTAGTTGTATTGTAGcttgtcatttattgtaatttggtAACTACCACTACCTGAAGATGGAGCGTAAACTTTGGTGAAGTGTAAAGAATTAAGTCAAGCTGTATCAGAGAAGTTGTAATTAGATGTGGTAAGTAATTAAAGACATTTGATCAAGTGCTGTACTTTAGTACAATTTTGTGACACTTGTACTTTACTAGAGTATTTCCATTTCAGGCCACTTTTAGTGGAGTATTTCTTAGGAAAATACTTTCCCTTTTATTTGattattgagtttgtgtacttctatcACCTCTGGCTGTACTTTTGAGTCCCACTTGTGCTAGTGCTACATTAAGTTACACACTGCAGCCCTAATGAAACTGAGGAGCAATGGAACAGTCTTCCCTGCTACAGCCCAGGTGGGAAAGTGaactgtgtgtttacactgtgaTTCTACAGTGGCGTTTGTCATTCACAGCAGAATAACTTGGTGCTGGCGTCGTCCACAGCCTCACATTTCCACTACGTGGCTGAGGAAGATCTCTCTGCTTTTTTCTTCAGTGGGATCTTCTCTCAGTAGCTGCTTTCATGTCCAGTCAGGATGTACAGGTTGCTCAGAGCTGAAGGGTCATCTGTCGGCGTGCTCTGAAGGATGATGTCCCTATG harbors:
- the rbm4.2 gene encoding LOW QUALITY PROTEIN: RNA-binding protein 4.2 (The sequence of the model RefSeq protein was modified relative to this genomic sequence to represent the inferred CDS: deleted 1 base in 1 codon); translation: MVKIFIGNLACNATAEELRELFEKYGKVSECDIVKNYGFVHMSNMSEAEEAIQNLHQYQLHGWRMNVEMSKGRPKSTTKLHVSNLGEGVTSDVLRAKFEEFGPVVECDIVKDYAFVHMERMDDAMEAINKLDNTAFKGKLMSVQLSTSRLRTAPGMGDHTGCFVCGKHGHWSKDCPVGRDGSHGDGTRGRSSRAPPRSPPGYGRGSYGMASSSALHYMGGSAYSQASYLGGLPPPPRRLSGYSSDAGDRYASRPIGSYAEQSSAYDRDRVYSSVDYYEKYRARPYGSSYFEDRRMSYLPPPPPPPSSLLKLSSSMDPYDRRPLPPPSSASTAAAYYARDRSPIRRCQAPQQAPPMSEHDCHQCPPPEVPTLLHEPRIIMCHAMRLTKATLPRCAYELQDFTFITSPSFMIPSACAISGEAYEM